The Rubrobacter aplysinae DNA segment CGGGATGCAGTCGGTTACCTACGCCCTTGAGAATGGCTACGGCGTAGAGGAGATAGACGCCATAACCGGCCCACTCATCGGCCACCCCAAGACCGCGACCTTCCGCCTCAACGACCAGGTTGGCCTCGACATCGCCGTTGGCGTCGCCGAGAACCTGGTAAACGCCGTCCCCGAGGACGAGTCGCTCGAAGACCTGAAGCCCCACCCGGTGCTAAAGCAGATGCTGGAGAAGAACCTGCTCGGCAACAAGACCGGCGCGGGCTTCTACAAGCGCACCAAGCGCGACGGGGCGACCGTCTTCGACGTGATCAACCTGGATACCTTCGAGCATCATCCGGCCGAAGAGCCCGAGATCCCGATAGCCCGTGAGGCGAAGAAGCAGGGAGACCTCGGGGCGCGGCTGCGTTTTTTGATGCAGAAGGCCGACGAGGATACCCACGCCCGCTTTCTGCGCGACACCCTGCTCCCGTACATGGCCTACGCCTCCAGGAGGGTGCCCGAGATCTCGGACACCCTCGAAGACATGGACCACGCCATGGAGTGGGGCTTCGGCCACAGCGCCGGTCCATTCCGCAAGTGGGACCTGCTCGGCGTGCGCGACACGGCGGAGCAGATGAAGGGCCTTGGCATCGAGGTAGCGCCCTGGGTGGACGAGATGCTGGAAGCCGGCAACGAGAGCTTCTATAAAGAGGAGAACGGCCGCGAGGTCGTCTTCAGCCCCGTAAAGAAGACCTACGAGCCAGTACGCCAGGACCCGCTCGCCGTGAAGCTCGACGACCTGCGCGAGCAGGACAGGGAGATCTCCCGCAACGACTCGGCGAGCCTCCTGGACCTCGGAGACGGCGTGCTGTGCTTCGAGATCCACTCCCGCGGCAACTCCATAGACGGCGACGTAATAGAGATCGGCTACGAGGCCCTGAACCGGCTGGAAAACGAGGACTGGACGGGCCTCGTTGTCGGCAACGACGGCGGTAACTTCTCCGTCGGGGCGAACATCGGCGAGATCATCATGGCCGCCAAGTCGGGTCAGCTCGATGAGGTCGGTAAGCGGGTGGACGCCCTGCACGGGCTACTCATGGGCTTCCGCTTCGCCGCGAAGCCGGTGGTCGCGGCCCCGCACGGCCAGACCCTCGGCGGCGGCGCGGAGATAGCGTTGCACGCCGACCGTATTGTGGCGGCCGGGGAGACCTACATGGGCCTCGTCGAGGCCGGGGTCGGCCTGATCCCGGCCGGAGGCGGGGTGAAGGAGCTGGTCCGGCGCAGCCTGTCTCCGGCCATCGCCGCCGCGCCGAGCACGCCGCCGCTGCCGTTCGTGCAGAAGGCGTTCGAGAACATCGCGATGGCGAAGGTCGCAACCAGCGCGGTAGAGGCCCGGGAGATGGGCTTCTTGGACGAGGAGGACCGGATCGTCCTCAACCCGGACCACCTGATCCAGACCGCCAAACAGGAGGTCCTCGACCTCGCCGACGGCTACGCCCCGCCCGCCCGGGGCAAGAACGTCTACGCCGCCGGAAAGGCCGCCCAGGCCGCGCTCGACGTCGGCGTGAAGACGCTGCAGTGGGGCCACTTCGCAAGCGAGTACGACGGCGTCATCGCCGGTCGGCTCGCGAGCGCCATAACCGGCGGCGGCATCTCGTTGCCGCAGTGGGTAGACGAGGAGTACATCCTCACGCTGGAGAAGAACGCCTTCTTGGAGCTGCTAAAGAACGAGAAGACCCAGGAGCGCATCGGCGCGATGCTCGAAACCGGCAAGCCGCTGCGTAACTAGCATAACCAGCGTAGAGACACGGAGAAAGTCGCAAAGTAGCGGCAAATGAATACAAGATTCATGAGCAAAGGGAGAGACGAATGAAGGAAGCCGTAATCGTCGCCGGGGCCAGGACCGCCGTCGGGCGCGCTCCCAGGGGCACGCTGCGGGCGAGCCGCCCGGACGACATGGCCGCCGCCGCCATAAAAGAGGCCATGAACCGGGCCGAGGGGCTCTCGCCCGAGGAGATAGAGGACGTGATCATCGGTTGCGCCATGCCCGAGGGTACCCAGGGCATGAACGTCGCCCGGCAGTGCTCCATCTTGGCCGGGATGCCGGAGAGCGTGCCGGCCCAGACCGTGAACCGCTTCTGCTCCTCGGGGCTGCAGACCATCGCGATCGCCGCCGAGAGGATCATGGCCGGACACGCTACCGCAATAGTCG contains these protein-coding regions:
- a CDS encoding 3-hydroxyacyl-CoA dehydrogenase/enoyl-CoA hydratase family protein translates to MSREIRKVAVIGAGTMGAAIAAHAANAGLEVDLLDIASSDSESGGDKNAVVKAGFDRMKKARPAALMSKSLADRIRLGNLDDDIERVSDADWVIEAIVEKLEPKQDLMSRLESLVPDDAVITSNTSGIPLNQVAEGRSEGFRKRFLGTHFFNPPRYLKLLELIPTTDTDPEVVEKMRTFGERVLGKGGVIAKDTPNFIGNRLGSFAGMQSVTYALENGYGVEEIDAITGPLIGHPKTATFRLNDQVGLDIAVGVAENLVNAVPEDESLEDLKPHPVLKQMLEKNLLGNKTGAGFYKRTKRDGATVFDVINLDTFEHHPAEEPEIPIAREAKKQGDLGARLRFLMQKADEDTHARFLRDTLLPYMAYASRRVPEISDTLEDMDHAMEWGFGHSAGPFRKWDLLGVRDTAEQMKGLGIEVAPWVDEMLEAGNESFYKEENGREVVFSPVKKTYEPVRQDPLAVKLDDLREQDREISRNDSASLLDLGDGVLCFEIHSRGNSIDGDVIEIGYEALNRLENEDWTGLVVGNDGGNFSVGANIGEIIMAAKSGQLDEVGKRVDALHGLLMGFRFAAKPVVAAPHGQTLGGGAEIALHADRIVAAGETYMGLVEAGVGLIPAGGGVKELVRRSLSPAIAAAPSTPPLPFVQKAFENIAMAKVATSAVEAREMGFLDEEDRIVLNPDHLIQTAKQEVLDLADGYAPPARGKNVYAAGKAAQAALDVGVKTLQWGHFASEYDGVIAGRLASAITGGGISLPQWVDEEYILTLEKNAFLELLKNEKTQERIGAMLETGKPLRN